The following are encoded together in the Acanthochromis polyacanthus isolate Apoly-LR-REF ecotype Palm Island chromosome 14, KAUST_Apoly_ChrSc, whole genome shotgun sequence genome:
- the kctd12.1 gene encoding BTB/POZ domain-containing protein KCTD12.1 codes for MALADTERGVSSCGDSPFSEIIELNVGGQVYVTRHKTLVAVPDSLLWNMFSKKSPKELARDSKGRFFLDRDGFLFRYILDYLRDLNLVLPDYFPEKSRLQREADFFLLRDLAKRLSPRMSKDNSISEEISQSDTEEGAQQCGSSGGMETLRTMSVSGAVRSPSLDSRKSGYITIGYRGSYTIGRDIQTDAKFRRVARITVCGKTSLAKEVFGETLNESRDPDRPPERYTSRYYLKYNFLEQAFDKLTEVGFHMVACSSTGTCAYTSNDPNEDKIWTSYTEYVFCRE; via the coding sequence ATGGCACTGGCCGACACCGAGCGCGGAGTGTCCAGCTGCGGGGACTCTCCGTTCTCCGAGATCATCGAGCTGAACGTCGGCGGGCAGGTTTATGTGACCAGACACAAAACTCTGGTGGCCGTCCCAGACTCGCTCCTGTGGAACATGTTCAGCAAGAAGTCGCCCAAGGAGTTGGCGAGAGACAGCAAAGGGCGCTTCTTCTTGGATAGAGACGGCTTCTTGTTCCGCTACATCCTCGATTACCTCCGAGATCTCAACCTGGTCCTGCCAGACTACTTCCCCGAGAAAAGTCGACTGCAGAGGGAGGCGGACTTTTTCCTGCTGCGGGACCTCGCCAAGCGCCTCAGCCCGCGGATGAGTAAGGACAACTCGATCAGCGAGGAGATCAGCCAGAGCGACACAGAGGAAGGCGCGCAGCAGTGCGGCTCCTCCGGCGGCATGGAGACTTTACGCACCATGTCCGTGAGCGGGGCCGTGCGCTCCCCGTCTCTGGACTCCAGAAAGTCTGGCTATATCACGATAGGATACCGCGGCTCGTACACTATCGGCAGGGACATCCAAACCGACGCCAAGTTCAGGAGAGTGGCGCGCATCACGGTTTGCGGGAAGACGTCTCTGGCCAAAGAAGTGTTCGGGGAAACGCTGAACGAGAGCAGAGACCCGGACAGACCACCGGAGAGATACACCTCCCGGTATTATCTCAAGTATAATTTTCTAGAGCAGGCATTTGACAAGCTGACAGAGGTGGGCTTCCACATGGTGGCCTGCAGCTCCACGGGCACCTGCGCCTACACCAGCAACGATCCAAACGAGGACAAAATCTGGACAAGCTACACTGAATATGTGTTCTGTCGGGAATAA
- the acod1 gene encoding cis-aconitate decarboxylase, with amino-acid sequence MLRKGITESFGAAIHALNTTQLTDGVINRSKRMMLDTLGVGLLGTRTAVFNKALTYSQLFTSEERSSVWGRSETHLPPHYAAFVNGIAVHSMDFDDTWHPATHPSGAVLPGLLALAETLPSRPSGLDLLLAFNVGIEVQGRLMRFSREAYNIPERFHPPSVVGVMGSAAASAKLLGLSPAQCCHALAIAASSAGAPLANAATQTKPLHIGNAARRGLEAAQLAQIGLEGNPDILDMDHGFGVYYKDYSPSAMAASGAFKWILEEQDVAFKRIPAHLGMHWVVDAALAARAKLQNTIGGFDLSRIRRVTLRVPPSKYVNCPVPVTEHQARHSFQFNACSALLDNKVSVASFSEAQISRPALRELLSKVKVETPPDNQPSFDKMYCEVEVETEQGQSYAARCDTFYGHWRKPLSQRHLVEKFSVNASSVLCTEGVEGVVEVIGNMERVRECSVLGSYLRMTSNPPEQLHRVKI; translated from the exons ATGCTACGCAAG GGTATTACAGAGAGCTTTGGAGCTGCTATCCACGCCCTCAACACCACTCAGCTGACAGATGGTGTGATTAACAGGAGCAAAAGGATGATGCTGGACACCCTCGGAGTCGGACTGTTGGGGACCAGGACAGCTGTTTTCAACAAGGCTCTTACGTACAGCCAG CTGTTCACGTCTGAGGAAAGAAGCAGCGTTTGGGGAAGATCAGAGACGCATCTCCCTCCTCACTATGCTGCATTCGTCAACGGCATCGCA GTTCACTCCATGGACTTCGATGACACTTGGCACCCGGCAACTCACCCATCAGGAGCGGTGCTACCTGGCCTGCTGGCCCTGGCAGAGACGCTGCCCAGCCGGCCGTCTGGTCTGGACCTGCTGCTGGCCTTCAACGTTGGCATCGAGGTGCAGGGCAGACTGATGAGGTTCTCCAGAGAGGCCTACAACATCCCTGAAAG ATTCCATCCTCCCAGCGTTGTCGGGGTGATGGGGAGCGCTGCAGCCTCGGCTAAGCTCCTCGGTTTGTCCCCTGCTCAGTGCTGTCATGCTCTGGCTATAGCTGCCTCCTCTGCCGGGGCTCCCTTGGCCAACGCCGCCACACAAACCAAACCTCTCCACATAGGCAACGCTGCTCGGAGAGGCCTGGAGGCCGCTCAGCTGGCACAGATAGGACTGGAGGGAAATCCAGACATCCTGGACATGGACCACGGGTTTGGGGTTTACTACAAAGACTACAGCCCTTCAGCGATGGCAGCTTCTGGGGCCTTTAAATGGATTCTGGAGGAGCAGGATGTGGCGTTCAAGCGCATCCCGGCTCATCTGGGGATGCACTGGGTCGTGGACGCGGCTCTGGCAGCGCGCGCAAAGCTTCAAAACACAATCGGGGGCTTCGACCTCAGCCGGATCCGCCGCGTCACACTCCGAGTGCCTCCGTCCAAGTACGTTAACTGCCCCGTACCCGTCACAGAGCACCAAGCCAGGCACTCATTCCAGTTCAACGCCTGCTCCGCCCTGCTGGACAACAAAGTGAGCGTGGCGTCCTTCAGCGAGGCTCAAATCAGCCGGCCGGCTCTCAGGGAGCTGCTGTCCAAAGTCAAGGTGGAGACGCCTCCAGATAACCAGCCCAGCTTTGATAAAATGTACTGCGAGGTGGAGGTAGAAACAGAGCAGGGGCAGAGCTACGCAGCCAGATGCGATACCTTCTACGGCCACTGGAGGAAGCCACTGAGTCAGCGGCATCTAGTGGAGAAGTTCAGCGTTAATGCTTCCTCGGTGTTGTGCACGGAGGGGGTGGAGGGGGTGGTGGAGGTGATAGGGAACATGGAGAGGGTGAGAGAGTGTTCGGTGTTGGGCTCGTATCTGAGAATGACGAGTAATCCACCGGAGCAGCTGCACCGTGTGAAGATTTAG